The following proteins are co-located in the Palaemon carinicauda isolate YSFRI2023 chromosome 30, ASM3689809v2, whole genome shotgun sequence genome:
- the LOC137623795 gene encoding pro-resilin-like, with protein sequence MNAKMIIVVLGLAAMAAADSRESFEYAPRRDSSEESYESSEARYSFNWAVDHDPSSNEFGHQESRDGDETQGSYYVELPDGRLQTVRYFVNGDSGYVAEVNHEDTSSAESVESYERPRYRYSSDSNESK encoded by the exons ATGAATGCTAAG ATGATCATCGTGGTTTTGGGCCTTGCCGCTATGGCAGCTGCTGACAGCAGAGAGTCCTTTGAATATGCTCCACGAAGG GACTCATCTGAGGAATCCTACGAATCCAGCGAGGCTCGTTACAGCTTCAACTGGGCTGTGGACCACGACCCTTCCAGCAACGAATTCGGACACCAGGAAAGCCGTGACGGTGACGaaactcagggatcctactacgtcgaGCTTCCCGACGGTCGTCTGCAGACTGTCAGGTATTTCGTCAATGGAGACTCAGGCTACGTGGCTGAGGTCAACCATGAAGATACCTCCTCAGCCGAGTCAGTTGAGTCTTACGAGAGGCCAAGATACCGGTACTCCTCAGACTCCAACGAATCCAAATAG
- the LOC137623164 gene encoding pro-resilin-like has protein sequence MYTKVIFVLGLAAMVAAGSFESYEYSRRGSSEESYESGEARYNFNWAVDHDPSSNEFGHQETRDGDDTQGSYYVQLPDGRLQTVKYFVDGDSGYVAEVNYEGSASFESGSAESNERPRYYYGSGSNESK, from the exons ATGTACACCAAG GTTATCTTCGTCCTCGGCTTGGCAGCCATGGTGGCAGCTGGCAGCTTCGAATCTTATGAATATTCTCGAAGG GGATCATCTGAGGAATCCTACGAATCCGGCGAAGCTCGTTACAACTTTAACTGGGCTGTGGACCACGACCCTTCCAGCAACGAATTCGGACACCAGGAGACCCGAGATGGAGACGACACCCAGGGGTCGTACTACGTCCAACTTCCCGACGGTCGTCTGCAGACTGTCAAGTATTTCGTCGACGGAGACTCAGGCTACGTGGCTGAAGTCAACTACGAAGGAAGTGCTTCATTCGAGTCAGGCTCAGCTGAGTCCAACGAGAGGCCAAGATACTACTATGGTTCCGGCTCCAACGAGTCCAAATAG
- the LOC137623159 gene encoding pro-resilin-like: MYSKVIFVLGLAAMVAAGSFESFEYARRGSSEESYESSEARYNFNWAVDHDPSSNEFGHQETRDGDDTQGSYYVQLPDGRLQTVKYFVDGDSGYVAEVNYQGSASFESGSAESNERPRYYYGSGSNESK, from the exons ATGTACTCCAAG GTTATCTTCGTCCTCGGCTTGGCAGCCATGGTGGCAGCTGGCAGCTTCGAATCTTTCGAATATGCACG CAGGGGATCATCTGAGGAATCCTACGAATCCAGCGAAGCTCGTTACAACTTCAACTGGGCTGTGGACCACGACCCTTCCAGCAACGAATTCGGACACCAGGAGACCCGTGATGGAGACGACACCCAGGGGTCGTACTACGTCCAGCTTCCCGACGGTCGTCTGCAGACTGTCAAGTATTTCGTCGACGGAGACTCAGGCTACGTGGCTGAAGTCAACTACCAAGGAAGTGCTTCATTCGAGTCAGGCTCAGCTGAGTCCAACGAGAGGCCAAGATACTACTATGGTTCCGGCTCCAACGAGTCCAAATAG
- the LOC137623156 gene encoding pro-resilin-like isoform X2 — MIFQVIFVLGLAAMVAAGSFESFEYARRGSSEESYESGEARYNFNWAVDHDPSSNEFGHQETRDGDDTQGSYYVQLPDGRLQTVKYFVNGDSGYVAEVNYEGSASFESGSAESNERPRYYYGSDSNESK; from the exons ATGATTTTTCAGGTTATCTTCGTCCTCGGCTTGGCAGCCATGGTTGCAGCTGGCAGCTTCGAATCTTTTGAATATGCTCGCAGG GGATCATCTGAGGAATCCTATGAATCCGGCGAAGCTCGTTACAACTTCAACTGGGCTGTGGACCACGATCCTTCCAGCAACGAATTCGGACACCAGGAGACCCGAGATGGAGACGACACCCAGGGGTCGTACTACGTCCAGCTTCCCGACGGTCGTCTGCAGACTGTCAAGTATTTCGTCAATGGAGACTCAGGCTACGTGGCTGAGGTCAACTACGAAGGAAGTGCTTCATTTGAGTCAGGCTCAGCTGAGTCCAACGAGAGGCCAAGATACTACTATGGTTCCGACTCCAACGAGTCAAAATAG